A single window of Psychromonas ingrahamii 37 DNA harbors:
- a CDS encoding FimV/HubP family polar landmark protein codes for MKRLLLIFTCCSPLVLFPAISFALDSTISTAQEMPSYKKYGPIRYNESLWSVSTKLRPNSSVSIQQTLLAIYKLNPDAFVAADINNFIEDAMINVPTYTFIKKQSHQDAINLINNFSGKSKTATKSVAIAKSKKVIIIKSPSLSKQATVTIVDTGDQSLTASLIDKKHLPDPNSSVSPASEYGNDQQNNLKTDNIKNTLLEQPKDQLFEKIKALEDELTIVNEQLADATKTNEEFKTRLQQLIDKIDILKPKIEDESAAQLTLLKLLNQSKPEPNSAQQSVINRTGVNDQKGSWIKIVLSNLLLITGGVLLLIALIFSLVLRR; via the coding sequence ATGAAGCGCTTGTTATTAATTTTCACCTGTTGCTCCCCCTTAGTATTATTTCCTGCTATCAGTTTTGCACTTGATTCAACCATTAGTACAGCGCAAGAAATGCCGTCTTATAAAAAATATGGCCCAATTCGTTATAATGAGTCTCTCTGGTCAGTCTCAACAAAATTACGGCCAAATAGTTCCGTCAGTATTCAACAGACACTCCTGGCCATTTACAAATTAAATCCCGATGCTTTTGTTGCCGCAGATATAAATAATTTTATTGAAGACGCGATGATTAATGTGCCAACTTACACCTTTATAAAAAAACAAAGTCATCAAGACGCAATTAACTTAATTAACAACTTTTCAGGTAAGAGTAAAACAGCAACGAAATCAGTCGCTATTGCCAAAAGCAAAAAGGTTATTATCATAAAGTCACCCTCTCTTTCTAAACAGGCAACAGTAACAATTGTCGATACGGGTGATCAATCATTAACGGCTTCGTTAATCGATAAAAAACATTTGCCTGATCCAAACTCATCGGTCAGTCCAGCAAGCGAGTATGGAAATGATCAGCAAAATAATTTAAAAACAGATAATATTAAAAATACACTTTTAGAACAACCTAAAGATCAATTATTTGAAAAAATAAAAGCGCTAGAAGATGAATTGACAATTGTTAATGAGCAATTAGCTGATGCGACAAAAACCAATGAGGAATTTAAAACAAGACTGCAACAGTTAATTGATAAAATAGATATTCTAAAACCTAAAATTGAGGATGAAAGCGCAGCTCAACTCACTCTTTTAAAACTGCTTAATCAGTCTAAACCTGAGCCCAATTCAGCTCAACAGTCTGTGATTAATAGAACGGGTGTAAACGATCAAAAAGGGTCATGGATAAAAATAGTCTTAAGCAATTTGCTGCTTATTACCGGTGGCGTATTATTACTAATAGCCCTAATTTTTTCATTGGTACTTCGTCGCTGA
- a CDS encoding FimV/HubP family polar landmark protein — translation MKRLLLIFTCCSPLVLLPDISFALGSTISTAQERPIYKKYGPIHYYESLWSVSKNLRPNSSVSIQQTLLAIYKLNPNAFVASDINNFIENSIINVPTYTFIKKQSHQDAINLINNSSNKSKTATKSVVIAKSKKVLIIKSPSLSEQAAVTIVDPGDQSLTASLIDKKHLPDPNSSVSPATEYGNDQQNNLKADNVENILVEQSKSQLLIKTQTLEDELKIVNEQLVNATKTNEEFKLRLQQLINQIDLMKREIEGESAAQLTLLKLSKQSSSAQQPVINKADVNEKKGFLSNSWLVAGAALLLIIFVFLLIFYKGKIRKAYFNLYFLMLFYCTPDK, via the coding sequence ATGAAGCGCTTGTTATTGATTTTTACCTGTTGCTCCCCCCTAGTATTATTGCCTGATATCAGTTTTGCACTTGGTTCAACCATTAGCACAGCACAAGAAAGACCGATTTATAAAAAATACGGCCCAATTCATTATTATGAGTCCCTCTGGTCAGTATCAAAAAATTTACGCCCAAATAGTTCCGTCAGTATTCAACAGACACTTCTGGCCATTTACAAATTGAATCCCAATGCTTTTGTTGCATCCGATATAAATAATTTCATTGAAAACTCGATAATTAATGTGCCAACTTACACCTTTATAAAAAAACAAAGTCATCAAGATGCAATTAACTTAATTAACAATTCTTCAAATAAGAGTAAAACAGCAACGAAATCAGTCGTCATTGCCAAAAGCAAAAAGGTTCTTATTATAAAATCACCCTCCCTTTCTGAACAGGCGGCAGTAACGATTGTCGATCCGGGAGATCAATCATTAACGGCTTCGTTAATTGATAAAAAACATTTGCCTGATCCAAACTCATCAGTCAGTCCAGCAACCGAGTATGGAAATGATCAGCAAAATAATTTAAAAGCAGATAATGTTGAAAATATACTTGTAGAACAATCTAAAAGTCAATTATTAATAAAAACACAGACGCTAGAAGATGAATTGAAAATTGTTAACGAGCAATTAGTTAATGCGACAAAAACCAATGAGGAATTTAAATTAAGACTGCAGCAGCTAATTAATCAAATAGATCTTATGAAGCGTGAAATTGAGGGTGAAAGTGCAGCTCAACTTACTCTTTTAAAACTGTCTAAACAGTCCAGTTCAGCCCAACAACCTGTTATTAATAAAGCTGACGTAAACGAGAAAAAAGGCTTTTTAAGCAATTCATGGCTTGTTGCGGGCGCTGCATTATTATTAATTATCTTTGTTTTTTTACTGATATTTTATAAGGGTAAGATCAGGAAGGCGTACTTTAATCTTTACTTTTTGATGTTATTTTATTGCACCCCAGATAAATGA
- a CDS encoding aspartate-semialdehyde dehydrogenase, with the protein MKSEYNIALVGELNGSIETTLEVLAQRGFPVAKVFPLVNASDIFKTSSSSPSDEDFEENENEFESNINSVRFAGKSVDVLDIETFDWQQVDIAFFLTDIETTKKWATIASEHCVVIDNSGTFLEDENVPLLQVDVNEENLARYTEKNIISIPSSESAQLSLAVKQIHQEVGLVRINVCSYHSVSVAGKIGVTTLAGETARLLNAKTVESSTFPQQTAFNVFPQVGELNAEGVSFEELRLVNEVRSLLNDPAIIVSSTQVIVPMFYGCAQAVHLQTHYPVALDEVAQSMHHTDGLTLSDSVSDYPNMIDNVVGNADVKIGRLRKDVCDAAGINLWVCADNVYFGVATNAIKVAEKLIETYI; encoded by the coding sequence ATGAAATCTGAATATAATATCGCACTGGTGGGTGAACTAAACGGCAGTATCGAAACAACCTTGGAAGTCTTAGCTCAACGTGGCTTTCCCGTTGCAAAAGTATTTCCTTTGGTCAATGCTAGCGATATATTCAAAACCAGCAGTAGCTCGCCATCCGATGAAGATTTTGAAGAAAATGAAAACGAATTTGAATCTAATATTAATTCAGTGAGGTTTGCAGGAAAATCAGTTGATGTGCTTGATATTGAAACCTTTGATTGGCAACAGGTTGATATTGCATTTTTCTTGACTGATATTGAAACAACCAAAAAATGGGCAACGATTGCAAGTGAACATTGTGTTGTTATTGATAACAGTGGCACCTTTTTAGAAGATGAAAATGTTCCTTTGCTGCAGGTTGATGTTAATGAAGAAAATTTAGCCCGTTACACTGAGAAAAATATAATATCGATCCCAAGCAGCGAATCTGCACAGCTAAGCCTTGCAGTTAAACAGATTCACCAAGAGGTTGGTTTAGTCCGTATTAATGTGTGCAGTTACCATTCCGTTTCTGTTGCAGGTAAAATCGGTGTGACAACACTTGCGGGTGAAACTGCGCGTTTATTAAATGCGAAAACCGTTGAAAGTTCTACTTTTCCACAACAAACGGCTTTTAATGTCTTCCCTCAGGTGGGCGAATTAAATGCGGAAGGTGTCAGCTTTGAAGAGTTACGACTAGTTAATGAGGTACGTTCATTATTAAATGATCCTGCGATTATTGTCTCATCAACTCAAGTTATTGTGCCCATGTTTTACGGTTGTGCCCAAGCCGTCCATTTACAGACGCATTACCCCGTGGCTTTAGACGAAGTCGCCCAATCTATGCACCATACTGATGGGCTAACCTTATCTGATTCTGTGAGTGACTATCCGAATATGATCGATAATGTGGTGGGCAATGCCGATGTGAAAATAGGCCGTTTACGTAAAGATGTGTGTGACGCCGCGGGTATCAATCTTTGGGTGTGTGCAGATAATGTCTATTTTGGTGTGGCGACTAATGCCATCAAAGTTGCTGAAAAGCTAATCGAAACATACATTTAA
- a CDS encoding 4-phosphoerythronate dehydrogenase, with product MNIYIDENIPYARDFFTGHGNLHFFSGRNASAEQLIDADVLLVRSITEVNEKLLSLNKKLKFVGTATIGTDHIDQTYLKNRGIVFSSAPGCNKVSVAEYILSSLLVLADQQQFILSDKSIAIVGAGNTGTAVYQRLNALGMNCKLYDPPLLLAGDKRQFCTFEEVLEADIISLHVPKVVQGPFPTVHMFDSKVLSQLTNGQILLNAARGDLIDNQALLELAEQGLTPTLVLDVWENEPHINQQLLPYVAIATPHIAGYSLDGRVRGTEMLYQALCDFLQLKGKYTTADFVHRAAINSVSISKKIDQPLIKSLMHLIFDVRRDDALFREMIEDVDGFDTMRKTYQERRELSTLTVESSVEQNTLLQLLGFSTNVQNEIKETHEI from the coding sequence ATGAATATATATATTGATGAAAATATCCCCTACGCGCGGGATTTTTTTACTGGACATGGCAATCTGCATTTTTTTTCGGGTCGCAATGCCAGCGCAGAACAACTTATTGATGCTGATGTTTTACTGGTTCGTTCGATTACAGAGGTTAATGAAAAATTACTCAGCTTAAATAAAAAACTTAAGTTTGTTGGCACTGCAACCATTGGCACAGATCATATCGATCAGACTTACCTCAAAAACAGAGGTATTGTTTTTAGCAGTGCGCCAGGCTGTAACAAAGTGTCTGTTGCGGAATATATTTTAAGCAGTTTACTGGTGCTGGCAGACCAGCAACAATTTATTTTAAGCGATAAAAGTATTGCTATAGTGGGTGCTGGCAATACGGGGACTGCAGTGTACCAACGCTTAAATGCATTGGGAATGAACTGTAAGCTTTACGATCCACCTCTGCTGTTGGCGGGTGATAAACGGCAATTTTGTACCTTTGAGGAGGTACTTGAAGCCGATATCATTAGTTTGCATGTCCCTAAGGTAGTGCAGGGGCCATTTCCAACCGTGCATATGTTTGATAGTAAGGTCTTAAGTCAACTTACCAACGGACAAATATTATTAAATGCAGCACGTGGTGATCTTATTGATAATCAAGCTTTATTAGAACTTGCCGAGCAGGGTTTAACGCCGACTTTAGTGCTTGATGTCTGGGAAAATGAGCCGCATATTAATCAACAATTATTACCCTATGTGGCAATCGCAACACCGCATATTGCAGGATACAGCCTGGATGGGCGTGTACGTGGTACTGAGATGTTATACCAGGCACTGTGCGATTTTTTGCAGCTAAAGGGAAAATATACCACGGCGGATTTTGTTCACCGTGCCGCTATCAATAGCGTCTCTATTTCCAAAAAAATCGATCAACCACTGATCAAATCATTAATGCACCTGATATTTGATGTGCGCCGGGATGATGCCCTGTTCAGAGAAATGATTGAAGATGTTGATGGTTTTGATACTATGCGCAAAACATACCAGGAACGCCGGGAACTATCGACTTTAACCGTTGAGTCAAGCGTTGAACAAAATACATTATTACAGTTGTTAGGTTTTTCTACCAACGTACAAAATGAGATAAAGGAAACACATGAAATCTGA
- the fabB gene encoding beta-ketoacyl-ACP synthase I, translating to MKRAVITGIGIVSSIGNNKEEVLASLKSGKSGISFSEQFAEMKMRSQVWGDLKIEPKDHIDRKIMRFMGDAAAYAYLSMEQAIADAQLTDDLVSNERTGLVAGSGGGSSKNQVEACKLMVEKGVRRVGPYMVPRTMASTTSACLATPFKIKGINYSMSSACATSSHCIGNALEQIQLGKQDIVFAGGGEELDWTMACEFDAMGALSSKFNDTPSSASRTYDAKRDGFVISGGGGMVVVEELEHALARGAKIYAEIVGYGATSDGYDMVAPSGEGAVRCMRQALATVDGEVDYLNTHGTSTPVGDTKELEAINIVFPDKAPKISATKSQTGHSLGAAGVHETIYSLLMMENDFISPSINIDEIDEKAVNLPIVANKAVDAKLNIVMSNSFGFGGTNATLVFKRFS from the coding sequence ATGAAAAGAGCAGTAATTACAGGTATTGGTATTGTTTCTAGTATTGGTAACAACAAAGAAGAAGTTTTAGCGTCACTTAAAAGCGGCAAATCAGGCATCAGCTTCTCGGAGCAATTTGCTGAGATGAAAATGCGCAGTCAGGTTTGGGGCGATCTAAAAATTGAGCCTAAAGATCATATTGACCGTAAAATCATGCGTTTTATGGGTGATGCTGCTGCTTATGCTTATCTTTCTATGGAACAAGCTATTGCCGATGCGCAGTTAACCGATGACCTGGTGTCTAATGAACGTACTGGTTTAGTGGCTGGATCCGGCGGTGGTTCTTCTAAAAATCAGGTTGAAGCCTGCAAACTGATGGTTGAAAAAGGCGTACGTCGTGTCGGTCCTTATATGGTCCCTCGTACGATGGCGAGCACAACATCTGCCTGTCTCGCAACCCCGTTCAAAATTAAAGGTATTAACTATTCAATGAGCAGCGCTTGTGCAACCAGCTCTCACTGTATTGGTAATGCACTGGAACAAATTCAATTAGGTAAACAGGATATTGTGTTTGCTGGTGGTGGTGAAGAATTAGACTGGACTATGGCATGCGAATTTGATGCGATGGGTGCACTATCAAGCAAATTTAATGACACACCTTCTAGCGCATCGCGAACTTATGATGCAAAGCGCGATGGTTTTGTTATTTCTGGCGGTGGCGGTATGGTTGTGGTTGAAGAGCTTGAGCATGCTTTAGCGCGTGGCGCAAAAATTTATGCGGAGATTGTGGGCTACGGCGCAACATCTGATGGCTATGATATGGTTGCACCCTCGGGTGAAGGTGCTGTGCGCTGTATGCGTCAAGCACTTGCAACCGTTGATGGTGAGGTTGATTACTTAAATACACACGGTACTTCGACCCCCGTTGGTGATACTAAAGAATTAGAAGCTATTAATATTGTATTTCCTGATAAAGCGCCAAAAATCAGTGCAACTAAATCTCAAACAGGTCATTCACTTGGCGCCGCGGGTGTTCATGAAACAATCTATAGTTTGCTAATGATGGAAAATGATTTTATTTCACCTTCTATTAATATTGATGAGATAGATGAAAAAGCGGTGAATCTACCGATCGTGGCCAATAAGGCTGTTGATGCAAAACTAAACATTGTAATGTCCAATAGTTTTGGTTTTGGTGGCACTAACGCAACATTAGTTTTCAAACGTTTCTCTTAG
- the mnmC gene encoding bifunctional tRNA (5-methylaminomethyl-2-thiouridine)(34)-methyltransferase MnmD/FAD-dependent 5-carboxymethylaminomethyl-2-thiouridine(34) oxidoreductase MnmC yields MSDAKYKLIKHAQIHWSDQLEPFSSLFDDIYFNTEQGIDEANYVFFDGNKLGKRWLDYSAQHFSIAETGFGTGLNFLLTCQKFAEFIKLNPNNPLKKLHFSSFEKYPLTKPDLIIALQQWPQLTAFITPLLAQYPIALKGCHRLVLNEFNITLDLWFGDIADTLPSLHVYDCGLFDCWYLDGFAPSKNPEMWNDDLFQLISQSCKKDATIATFTAASFVRKGLIKAGFEMGKQKGYDKKREMLIGHISTEALAANKLKQHGQYYRPAKSENTAQKKTDVAIIGGGIASACLSLALIRRGYKVTLYCKESSLAFGASGNQQAALYPLLNEQHDALSQFFANAFLYSRNYIKQINQTQPVDYSFSGVLQLYYDPSASKKLDKILQAGLPQELVEQLTEIETDNIAGISIAQKSLHYPLGGWLSPKQLVEAIVRQAKNEGDLSVHLNQELLTFEQSPSDNPALNPAQPINSWDLHFAKHSIQHSLLVLATANNTLNFKQCEAVPLSAARGQVTHIPTNHKINPLQITLCHEGYLTPANNQQHCMGATFKRHDLNQAFSQQEQVDNKDKLEKCIPGKTWTEQIDINHPNAHVGIRCTTRDHFPYVGAIPDYQATKIHYKNAAKEVNPVNAPFHPNLYLLTGLGSRGFCSAPLLAEMLASQINKEPLPFAKEILNAMQINRQWINYLKKGKPLHY; encoded by the coding sequence TTGTCTGACGCTAAATACAAGTTAATTAAGCATGCTCAAATACACTGGTCTGATCAGTTAGAGCCTTTTTCGAGTCTATTCGACGACATTTATTTCAACACAGAGCAAGGAATTGATGAAGCAAATTATGTGTTTTTTGACGGAAATAAGTTAGGAAAACGTTGGCTAGATTATTCTGCGCAGCACTTTTCAATAGCCGAAACGGGCTTTGGTACCGGTTTGAATTTTTTGCTTACCTGCCAGAAATTTGCTGAATTTATAAAATTAAATCCGAATAATCCCCTAAAAAAATTACATTTTAGCAGTTTTGAAAAATATCCCTTAACTAAGCCGGATTTAATTATTGCATTACAGCAATGGCCGCAATTAACTGCCTTTATTACCCCTCTATTAGCGCAGTACCCCATTGCACTAAAGGGCTGCCATCGTTTAGTATTAAATGAGTTTAATATCACCCTCGATTTATGGTTTGGTGATATAGCAGATACGCTGCCTTCTTTACACGTTTATGATTGCGGACTTTTTGACTGCTGGTATCTGGACGGTTTTGCGCCCAGTAAAAATCCGGAAATGTGGAATGATGATCTGTTTCAATTAATCAGTCAATCTTGTAAAAAAGATGCCACCATCGCGACCTTTACGGCGGCCAGTTTTGTACGCAAAGGATTAATTAAAGCGGGTTTTGAAATGGGAAAACAGAAAGGATATGACAAAAAAAGAGAGATGTTAATCGGTCATATAAGTACTGAAGCTCTGGCTGCGAACAAACTTAAACAACATGGGCAATATTACCGCCCTGCAAAATCAGAAAATACTGCACAAAAAAAAACCGATGTTGCCATTATAGGTGGGGGTATTGCAAGTGCTTGTTTATCATTAGCCCTCATCAGGCGCGGTTATAAAGTCACCTTATACTGCAAAGAGTCCAGCCTGGCCTTTGGCGCATCGGGTAATCAGCAGGCGGCTTTGTACCCTCTTCTCAATGAACAACACGATGCTTTAAGTCAATTTTTTGCCAATGCATTTTTATACAGCAGAAATTATATTAAACAAATAAATCAAACTCAGCCGGTTGATTATAGCTTTTCAGGCGTACTGCAACTCTACTACGATCCCAGCGCATCCAAAAAACTGGACAAAATTTTACAAGCGGGCTTACCCCAAGAACTGGTTGAACAATTAACAGAAATTGAAACCGATAATATTGCCGGGATCTCCATTGCACAAAAATCATTACATTACCCTTTAGGGGGATGGTTAAGTCCCAAGCAACTTGTTGAAGCTATCGTCCGGCAAGCAAAAAATGAAGGCGACCTGAGCGTACACTTAAATCAAGAATTATTAACCTTTGAGCAAAGCCCCTCTGACAATCCGGCACTCAATCCGGCACAACCGATAAACAGTTGGGATTTACATTTTGCCAAGCACAGTATTCAACATTCACTGCTAGTGCTTGCAACCGCCAATAACACCCTTAATTTTAAACAGTGCGAAGCGGTGCCACTGTCTGCTGCCCGTGGTCAAGTCACTCATATTCCGACCAACCATAAAATTAATCCATTACAGATAACACTTTGTCATGAAGGATATTTAACCCCGGCGAATAATCAACAACATTGTATGGGGGCAACCTTCAAACGTCATGATCTTAACCAGGCATTTTCTCAGCAAGAACAAGTCGATAATAAAGATAAATTAGAAAAATGTATCCCCGGAAAGACCTGGACAGAGCAGATAGACATAAACCACCCAAATGCACATGTCGGTATTCGCTGTACAACAAGGGACCATTTCCCCTACGTGGGGGCCATACCCGATTATCAGGCAACTAAAATTCATTATAAAAATGCCGCAAAAGAAGTTAACCCGGTCAATGCCCCTTTTCATCCTAATTTATACCTGTTGACCGGATTAGGCTCGAGAGGTTTTTGCTCGGCACCTCTGTTAGCTGAAATGTTAGCCAGTCAGATAAATAAAGAACCATTGCCCTTTGCAAAGGAAATCTTAAATGCGATGCAGATTAACAGGCAATGGATAAACTACCTTAAGAAAGGAAAGCCGTTACATTACTAG
- a CDS encoding 3-oxoacyl-ACP synthase III, whose protein sequence is MKYSNVFINSLSYELAPQVISSVELESRLAPLYQKLRIPMGQLSALTGIQERRWWPTDHILSDGAIAAARKAIAETAIDINDLGAVVYTGVCRDQHEPATACRIAAALGVNNSTAIYDISNACLGVLSGILDIANRIELGQIKAGLVVSCESARHIVDITIANMLENKTIQNYSQSLATLTGGSGAVAVLLTDGSLPLKNTRQHKLLGASHLSASEHHDLCKWGSHPVGLNLHREYMRTSAVPLLKEGVALALQTWQHFLQQRDWSVEQVDKVICHQVGSANQKKVLAALNIPPHKEFPTFQKLGNMGTVSLPVTAAIAHDQGFLVKGDKVSFLGIGSGLNCMMLGLEW, encoded by the coding sequence ATGAAATACTCTAACGTTTTTATCAATAGTTTATCTTACGAATTGGCCCCCCAGGTCATTTCAAGCGTTGAATTAGAATCACGCCTTGCGCCCTTGTATCAAAAGCTGCGTATCCCGATGGGACAACTGTCTGCCTTAACCGGTATTCAAGAACGGCGCTGGTGGCCAACTGATCATATTTTATCCGATGGTGCGATAGCGGCTGCACGCAAAGCAATTGCCGAAACCGCCATCGATATTAATGATCTGGGGGCGGTTGTTTATACAGGCGTCTGTCGGGATCAACACGAACCCGCCACGGCTTGCCGTATTGCTGCCGCACTCGGTGTGAATAACAGTACAGCAATCTATGATATCAGTAATGCTTGTTTAGGGGTTTTATCCGGCATATTAGATATTGCCAATCGTATTGAGCTTGGGCAAATCAAAGCAGGATTAGTTGTCTCCTGTGAATCAGCCCGGCACATTGTTGATATTACGATTGCAAATATGCTTGAAAATAAAACCATTCAAAATTACTCGCAATCTTTAGCAACCTTAACGGGTGGCTCTGGTGCCGTGGCGGTTTTATTAACCGATGGTTCACTGCCGCTTAAAAATACTCGCCAGCATAAATTACTAGGTGCGAGCCATCTTTCTGCCTCTGAGCACCATGACTTATGTAAATGGGGTTCACATCCAGTGGGTTTAAACCTGCACCGTGAATATATGCGTACGAGTGCCGTTCCGCTTCTTAAAGAAGGAGTCGCACTGGCTTTGCAGACCTGGCAACACTTTTTGCAGCAACGCGACTGGTCGGTCGAACAAGTTGATAAAGTCATTTGCCATCAGGTCGGCTCAGCAAATCAGAAAAAGGTGTTAGCCGCATTGAACATACCCCCTCACAAAGAGTTTCCCACTTTCCAAAAATTGGGCAACATGGGTACGGTGTCGCTACCAGTCACCGCCGCGATAGCGCATGATCAGGGATTTCTGGTTAAAGGCGATAAAGTGAGCTTTTTGGGCATAGGCAGCGGACTGAACTGCATGATGTTAGGACTTGAGTGGTAA
- a CDS encoding alpha/beta fold hydrolase: MNLDTLFPFKRNYLDRNGQQYHYLNEGSGEPVVMVHGNPSWSFYYRNLVKSLSRNYQCVVPDHIGCGLSDKPADKDYQYTLKNRIDDLEALLDSLNINENITLVVHDWGGMIGMGYAARHPERIKRLVILNTAAFHLPSTKSFPVPLLIGRNTYIGTVLIRGLNAFSAIASYVGVKRKPMEKAVRQAYVAPFNSWKNRISTLRFVQDIPLLPHHKNYQLVSDISDSLIHFQKIPTIICWGMKDFVFDKHFLNTWKEKMPHAVVHEFDDCGHYILEDASEQVIPLIETFMAENP, encoded by the coding sequence ATGAATCTAGATACTTTATTTCCTTTTAAACGCAATTATTTAGATCGTAATGGTCAGCAGTACCATTACCTAAATGAAGGTTCAGGTGAGCCGGTTGTGATGGTACACGGTAACCCGAGTTGGTCTTTTTATTACCGCAACTTAGTCAAATCATTAAGCCGCAATTACCAATGTGTTGTACCTGATCATATTGGTTGCGGATTATCCGATAAACCCGCGGATAAAGATTATCAATACACACTCAAAAATCGCATCGATGATTTAGAGGCATTATTGGATTCGCTTAACATCAATGAAAATATTACCTTGGTTGTCCATGATTGGGGCGGCATGATAGGCATGGGTTACGCGGCGCGACATCCAGAACGTATTAAACGTTTAGTTATTTTAAATACCGCGGCTTTTCATCTGCCCAGCACTAAATCGTTTCCTGTTCCATTATTGATTGGTCGAAATACCTACATTGGAACCGTTTTAATACGCGGATTAAATGCCTTTTCAGCGATAGCATCCTATGTGGGCGTAAAACGCAAACCCATGGAAAAAGCGGTTCGACAAGCTTATGTCGCACCCTTTAATTCATGGAAAAACCGCATTTCCACGCTCAGATTCGTACAAGATATCCCGCTTTTACCGCATCATAAAAATTACCAGTTAGTCTCGGATATCAGCGACAGCTTGATTCACTTTCAGAAAATACCCACCATCATCTGCTGGGGAATGAAAGATTTTGTGTTCGATAAACATTTCCTGAATACCTGGAAAGAAAAAATGCCCCATGCTGTGGTTCATGAGTTTGACGATTGTGGTCATTATATTCTGGAAGATGCCAGTGAACAGGTGATCCCGCTTATTGAAACATTTATGGCAGAAAACCCTTAA